AAAAGGCCTGATTCTGGCGGTGATGTGCGGCATTTTCTCGGCGGGGATGTCCTTCGCTATGAACGCAGCCAAGCCAATGCATGAAGCGGCGGCCGCGCTCGGCGTCGATCCGTTATACGTGGCGCTGCCAAGCTACGTCATCATCATGGGCGGTGGCGCGGTGATTAACCTCGGCTTCTGCTTCTTCCGCCTGGCAACCAAGTCAAACCTGTCGGTAAAAGCAGACTTCTCAATAGCAAAATCGATGATCATCGGCAATATCCTGTTTTCAGCGCTTGCAGGCCTGATGTGGTATCTGCAATTCTTCTTCTACGCCTGGGGCCACGCCAGCATTCCGGCGCAGTATGACTATATGAGCTGGATGCTGCACATGAGTTTCTACGTGCTGTGCGGCGGAATGGTTGGGCTGATTTTGAAAGAGTGGAACAACGCCGGTCGTCGTCCGGTGGGTGTTCTGAGCCTGGGCTGCGTGGTGATTATCATCGCCGCGAATATCGTGGGCTTGGGCATGGCGAACTGATCACGCCGCGTTTTTATGCCGATGACGCCACTGCCCTGGCGTCATCCCCACTTCCCGGTTAAACACCACTGAAAAGTAGTTACTGTCCTCAAAGCCACAGTGCATGGCGATTTCCCCGATCATCAATTCAGAATGTCCCAGCAGATACTGCGCATGGCAGATGCGTAGCTGGCGCAGATAATGGTTGATGGTCATCCCCGTCTGGCTACGAAACTGCTGACGCAGCGTGCGTTCGCTACAGGCCTGCAGTTCACAGAAGGTATCCAACGCAAAAGGTCGATTCAGGCTCCCTGCCAGCGCAGTAAGCAGCTTATCAAGCAGCGCCTCGCTTTCAGTTGCCGCCAGGTTATCGGTGGCGTAGCGATGGCGGCGTAACGTCACCACTAACTGCGCAAACAGCAGTTCTGCCATGTCGTTCGAATGGGTGCAGGTTTTATGACTCTCCTGCTCAAGTGCGGTAATTACCTGTCGCGCCTGAGTCATGCCGCTACTCCCGATCCGCCAGTGCGGCGTCCAGTTCGTTCCATTCAGGCCAGGAATATGTGCCGCCCAGTCCAGGTTGAGCTTCAGCCGTTCGGGGCAATAAATAATATTCTGCAAAACCAGGTCGTTGACGGACGCATAAGAGTGTTTGTCTTCAGCGCGAATGTAGAACAGGTCGCCACGGGTGATGCGATACGGACGATCGTTGAGGATGTGCAGCCCGTTTCCTCGCCACACCAGCACCAGCTCGCAGAACTCATGCGTATGTTCCGCAAACACGTTTTGCGGATAGCGATCGGCCACCGCCACCGCTTGCTGCGGTGACGTAAAAAATTCAGCTTTTCGAAGAATGAGCGGAGCAGACACAGCAAAACCTTAATCAGCGGATAACCGATTATTATTAGCTGTTTTTACGGCAAAAAACGGTGACTGTTCTCGCGTTACTGAAGCACGGTGTCGCGCCCCTGGCGAATATCGCGCGGCGACCAGTTAAATTCGCGACGAAAAAGCGTCGAAAAATGGTTGCTGTCGCCGAAACCACAGCGAAATGCGATGTCTGTGACGCTTTCATCACCGTGTCGCAGCAGATGACGCGCTTTGGTCAGACGAATGCGGTTGAGATAACGCTGCGGTGTCATGCCGGTATGATGTTTGAGCTGGCGATGCAGCGTGCGCAGCGACAGCGAAAAGCGATCGGCAACCTCTTCCCAGCACACTTCATCGGCAAAATGGTCTTCCAGCCACGCCATCAGCAAATTCAGGCGCGCATCGTTATTGGTCGCCTCTGCCGCCAGACTGCCCTGGCGCAATTTCACCAACAGCTGCATAAACAGAATTTCGCGGTTGGCGATGGCGTGCATATCGTCCCCGCTATCGAGCGCTTCCATCTGTTGCACGACCTGCCGAACCTGCTGCAATACTGACTGATTCACCCGCCAGTGCGACGGATATACGCCATCCTGCTCCTGCGGTAGCAGCTGCTCCAGACCGGAGAGAAACCGGAACGCATCCGGGGAACGGTACAGCACGTTGGTCAGACACAAATTGTCAGTGTGCTCATACAGATGCCGGTCGTGATCGCGCACGAAACAGACCGTGCCGCCGGTGATGGTGTACGGCTGACCGTTAAATACGTGAATACCCGTGCCGTGTTCCACAATCACAATCTCATGAAAATCATGGTGGTGTTCCGGAAACTCAGCCTGTGGAAGCCGTGGCTCAATGGCAACAGGTGCATGTCCTGACGGAAAAAAATCCACGCTGTGCAGTACGGTCATAATGGCCCCACGAAATGAGAAAAGTTATCAGGATAATAAGCAGCCCCCGCCATTCTCACCTTGAAGTTTTGACAGCAAAGCACGCAAACCCTGTCCGTTTTTCAAGAAACGACAGGAAAAATCAGGAAATGGGCCCAGCGTCACACCCGCATGAAACGGGCTCATTACTGGAAAGTGTGATGCCTCTCACGTTCATCTTTGCTTTCTTGCCAGCCGCCTTTTGCCGCTGTCAGTAGTGAGAAGGTCGATTCGATGGCGCTCCTTCAGACTGTCCGTAATGACTATCAGAAGGATCTCCCCATGAGTTTTCGCCATTGTGTGGCGGTTGATTTAGGTGCCTCCAGCGGGCGCGTCATGCTGGCCAGTTACGACCGAAACAAACGGACCCTGGCGCTACGTGAAATCCACCGTTTTATGAATACGCTGCAGAAAGTGGACGGCACAGACTGCTGGGATATCGACAGTCTGGAAGCTGAAATCCGCTGCGGGCTGAAGAAAGTATGCGATGACGGCATTCTTATCGACAGCATCGGTATCGACACGTGGGGCGTGGATTTTGTGCTGCTGGATAAAGAAGGCCACCGCGTTGGCCTCCCGGTGTCCTATCGCGACAGCCGCACTCAGGGCGTGATGCAACGCGCTGAAACGCAGCTTGGACGCGCCGACATCTATCGCCGTAGCGGCATTCAATTCCTGCCATTCAACACGCTTTACCAGTTCCGCGCCTTAACCGAACAACAGCCAGACGTACTGACCAACGTCGCCCACGCGCTGCTGATCCCCGACTATTTCAGCTACCGCCTGACCGGCAAAATGAACTGGGAATACACCAACGCCACCACCACTCAAATGGTGAACATCAACACCGATAACTGGGATGGCGATCTGCTCAACTGGGCTGGTGCGCCGCGTGATTGGTTTGGCACGCCGACGCATCCTGGCAACGTTATCGGGCACTGGATTTGCCCGCTGGGGAATCAAATCCCGGTGGTCGCCGTCGCCAGCCACGATACCGCCAGTGCGGTAATTGCCTCGCCGCTGGCAGACAAACACGCGGCCTATCTCTCTTCCGGCACCTGGTCGCTGATGGGCTATGAAAGCAAAACGCCGTGTACCAGTGACATCGCGTTGGCGAACAACATCACCAACGAAGGCGGCGCGGAAAGTCGCTACCGGGTACTGAAAAACATCATGGGCCTGTGGCTGCTGCAGCGGGTGTTGAAAGAGCAAAACATCAGCGATATCGGGGCGTTAGTCGCCCAGACGCAGAAACTGCCCGCCTGTCAGTTCGTGATTAATCCGAACGATGACCGCTTCATTAATCCCGACAACATGAGCGCCGAAATTCAGGCCGCCTGCCGCGAAAGCGACCAGCCGGAGCCTGAAAGCGCCGCCGAACTGGCACGCTGTATTTTCGACAGCCTGGCGTTGCTGTATGCCCGCGTGCTGCACCAGCTCGCTGACCTTCACGGTCACCGCTTCTCACAGCTACACATCGTGGGTGGCGGTTGCCAGAACGAACTTCTTAATCAGCTCTGCGCCGACGCCTGCGGTATTTCGGTTATCGCCGGGCCGATTGAAGCCTCGACGCTGGGTAATATCGGCGTGCAGTTGATGACGCTTGATGAACTCAAAGACGTCGATGATTTTCGCAAGGTGGTGCGCGGCAACCACGCCCTCACCACGTTTAATCCGGATTCGAACAGTGAAATTGCCCGCTATGTCGCGCAGTTTCAGCCACAACAGACCAAGGAGCTTTGCGCATGACCACTCAACTTGAACAAGCCTGGGAACTGGCAAAACAACGTTATGCCACTGTAGGTGTCGACGTCGAGGAGGCACTGCGTCAACTTGATCGTCTGCCTGTCTCTATGCACTGCTGGCAGGGCGACGACGTGGCCGGGTTTGAAAATCCAGGCGGTGCGTTAACGGGTGGCATTCAGGCGACCGGCAACTATCCGGGCAAAGCGCGCAACGCCACTGAACTCCGTGCCGATCTGGAACAAGCCCTGAGCCTGATCCCGGGACCGAAACGCCTGAACCTGCATGCTATTTATCTGGAGTCCGAGACACCGGTTGGTCGCAATGAAATCAAACCGGAGCATTTCAAAAACTGGGTTGAGTGGGCGAAAACCAACAAACTGGGGCTGGATTTCAATCCGTCCTGCTTCTCGCACCCAATGAGCGCCGACGGCTTTACGCTGGCCCACGCCAACGATGAAATCCGCCAGTTCTGGATTGATCACTGCAAAGCCAGCCGCCGCGTATCCGCGTATTTCGGCGAGCAGTTGGGCACGCCGTCAGTGATGAACATCTGGATCCCGGATGGCATGAAGGACCTGACCGTCGACCGCTTAGCGCCGCGTCAGCGTCTGATGAACGCGCTGGATGAAATCATCAGCGAAAAACTGAGTCCGGCGCATCACATCGATGCGGTGGAAAGCAAACTGTTCGGTATCGGGGCGGAAAGCTACACCGTCGGCTCCAACGAGTTCTACATGGGTTACGCCACCAGCCGCCAGACCGCGCTGTGTCTGGACGCGGGTCACTTCCATCCGACCGAAGTGATTTCTGACAAAATTTCTGCGGCGATGCTGTTCGTACCGCGCCTGCTGCTGCACGTGAGCCGCCCGGTGCGCTGGGACAGCGACCACGTGGTGCTGCTGGATGACGAAACTCAGGCTATCGCCAGCGAAATCATCCGCCACAACCTGTTCGACCGCGTGCACATTGGACTCGATTTCTTCGACGCCTCGATTAACCGTATCGCCGCATGGGTGATTGGCACGCGCAACATGAAAAAAGCCCTGCTGCGCGCCCTGCTGGAACCGACGGCGGAACTGCGTCAGCTGGAACTCGATGGCGATTACACCGCGCGTCTGGCGCTGCTCGAAGAGCAGAAATGCCTGCCGTGGCAGGCGGTATGGGAAATGTATTGCCAACGTCACGATGCGCCTGCGGGCAGCCAGTGGCTCGACAACGTTCGCGCTTACGAAAAAGACGTTTTAGCGAAGCGTAAATAAAAGAGATGCCCGGCGGCGCGTTGCTTGCCGGGACTACGCGTTACAGGTAGGCCGGGTAAGCGCAGCGGCACCCGGCGATTTGAAGGAAAAGAGACATTATGCACACCATTACCGATTCCTGGTTCGTCCAGGGCATGATCAAAGCCACCACTGATGCCTGGCTGAAAGGCTGGGACGAACGCAACGGCGGCAACCTGACCCTGCGCCTCGACGACGCCGATATCGCGCCGTTCGAAGCGGATTTCCACACGAAGCCGCGCTATATCGCCCTGAGCCAGCCGATGCCTGCTCTGGCGAATACGCCGTTTATCGTCACCGGTTCCGGCAAATTCTTCCGCAACGTGCAACTCGATCCGACCGCCAATTTAGGCGTGGTGAAAGTGGACAGCGACGGCGCGGGCTACCACATTCTTTGGGGGCTGACGCACGAAGCGGTGCCAACCTCTGAGCTGCCAGCGCACTTCCTTTCCCATTGCGAACGCATCAAGGCGACCAATGGCAAAGACCGCGTGATCATGCACTGTCATGCCACCAACCTGATTGCCCTGACTTACGTGCTGGAAAACGACACGGACCTCATCACCCGCAAACTGTGGGAAGGCAGCACCGAGTGTCTGGTGGTATTCCCGGATGGCGTCGGCATTTTGCCGTGGATGGTGCCGGGTACCGATGAAATCGGCCAGGCAACCGCCACTGAAATGCAGAAGCACTCGCTGGTCTTATGGCCATTCCATGGCGTGTTCGGCAGCGGCCCGACGCTTGATGAAGCGTTTGGCTTAATTGATACCGCCGAGAAATCGGCAGAAGTTCTGGTGAAGGTCTACTCGATGGGCGGCATGAAACAGACCATCACCCGAGAAGAACTGATTGCACTCGGAAAACGTTTTGACGTGACCCCGATGGCATCAGCATTAGCGCTTTACGCATAACAGTTTACCGATAACAACATCGCGCCCCGCTCATTGAGACGGGGCGAACACACACCTGCAATCCCTACAACTAACTCGAAGTGGAGTAAAAGCAATGAAAATAAAACTAAGCTTGATCCTCACCGTTGCCGCACTGGCGTTTTCCGGTTCTGCTTTAGCTGAAGTCAAAATCGCCCTCGTGGCAAAATCGCTGGGAAATGGATTTTTTGAAGCAGCCAACGTTGGCGCGCAGGAAGCGGCAAAAGAGTTAGGTGACGTAAAAGTCATTTATACCGGGCCTACAACCACCACCGCTGAAGCACAGATCGAAGTGCTGAACGGGTTGATCGCCCAGGGCGTCGATGCGATCGCTATTTCCGCCAACGATCCGGATGCATTAGTGCCAGTGCTGAAAAAAGCGATGCAGCGTGGGATTAAAGTGGTCTCGTGGGATTCCGGCGTGGCCCAAGCTGGCCGTCAGATCCACCTGAATCCTTCCAATAACGCGCTGATCGGCGAAACCAACGTCAAGCTGGCCGCCGATGCGCTGAAAGCATTGAATGTCGACAAAGGCGATGTCGCGATTCTGAGCGCAACACCCACCTCCACCAACCAGAACATCTGGATTGCGGAGATGAAAAAAGTGCTGCCGCAATATCCGTCGATTAATCTGGTGACGGTCGCTTACGGCGATGACCTCTCCGATAAAAGCTACCGCGAAGCGGTCGGTTTGCTGAAAACCTATCCTGACCTGAAAGTCATTGTGTCGCCGTCGTCCGTTGGCATCGTGGCCGCGGCGCAGGCAGTAAAAGATCAGGGCAAAATCGGCAAAGTCTACGTGACCGGTCTGGGCCTGCCGTCTGAAATGGCGGGGGCAATCAAATCCGGCGCCAGCAAAAGCTTTGCTATCTGGAACCCTATCGATCTGGGCTATGCGGCTACGTACTTAGCGGACGATCTGGTCAAAGGCAGCGCCACCAAAACCGAAGCGAGCATGGGTAAACTCGGCAAAGTCACGCTGGATGCCGACGGCAACGGCGCGATGGCGAAGCCCTTCGTTTACGATGCCAGCAACATTGATAAGTTCTCCAAAATTTTCTGATGTGTTTTGTAGGCCGGATAAGCGTAGCGCCATCCGGCAACACGGCGGGTGGCGCTGGCGCTTACCCGCCCTACAAGGCTCCTATTGATGGAGAACGCCCATGAACGAATCCACCCCATTGCTCCAACTCACGGGCATCAGCAAATTCTTCCCCGGCGTGCGCGCCCTGGAGAATGTGCAACTGAGCCTGTGGCCCGGAAAAGTCACCGCGCTGATTGGCGAAAACGGTGCCGGAAAGTCCACGCTGGTCAAAGTGATGACCGGTATTTATCAGCCCGACGAGGGCGACATTCTCTATAAAGCCATCCCCATTCAGCTGCCCACGCCGGACTCAGCCCACAAAGTGGGTATCACCGCGATTCATCAGGAGACCGTACTGTTCGATGAGCTGTCAGTCACCGAAAACATTTTCGCTGGGCAGTACGTCTGTAAGGGCTTCCTGAAGAAACTCGACTGGCCGGAAATGCACCGTCGTGCCCAGGCGCTGCTCTCGCGACTCGAAGTGCAGATTGACCCACGCGCCACGCTGAAAACGTTGAGTATCGCCCAGCGGCATATGGTCGCTATTGCACGCGCGCTGTCGTTTGACGCGCAGGTGGTGATTCTCGACGAACCGACGGCGGCCCTGTCTCAGCATGAAATTCTGGAGTTTTATCAAATTGTTGAGCGCCTGAAACAGGACGGCAAAGCCATTCTGTTTATCTCGCACAAGTTCGACGAAATCTTCGAGCTGGCGGATCACTACACCATTCTGCGCGATGGCGTATTCGTCGGCGCAGGCAACATCCATGACATCACCGAAGAACGAATGGTGTCGATGATGGTGGGTCGCGCCATTACCCAGACCTTCCCGAAAGTGGCATGCGAACCCGGCGACACGGTGCTGGAAGTCAAAGACCTGTGCCATCCAACTGAATTCGCGCATATCAATTTCAGCCTGCGCAAAGGTGAAATCCTCGGCTTTTACGGCCTGGTCGGCGCCGGACGTACCGAGCTGATGCAAGCGCTGTCTGGCGTGACGCAGCCATCCTCCGGCGAAATTATTCTGAACGGCCAGACCGTGCACTTCCGCCAGCCCGCCGACGCTATTCAGGCCGGGATTGTTTGCGTGCCGGAAGAACGGCAAAAACAGGGGGCGATCATTGCGCTGCCTATCGCGCAAAACATCAGTCTGCCGCAGTTGCGGAAACTCAACCCGAACGGTGTTTTGCACGACGAAAGGGAATGGAAACTCGCGGACGACTATGCCAAACGCTTGCAGGTGAAAGCCTCCAGCTGGCGTCAGGCGGTGGAAACGCTCTCCGGCGGTAATCAACAAAAAGTGGTGATCGGCAAATGGCTCGCCACGCAACCCGAGGTCATCATCCTCGACGAGCCGACAAAAGGCATTGATATCGGCTCGAAGGCCGCCGTGCATCAGTTCATGTCTGAGCTGGTGGGACAAGGCCTGGCGGTGATCATGGTGTCATCCGAACTGCCCGAAGTGATGGGCATGGCGGACCGCATCATCGTGATGCACGAAGGTCTGATGGTCGCGGAATACCGCGCAGGCGATGCGACGGCGGAAGTTATCGTCAGCGCCGCCAGCGGTGCAGGCAGGGAGGCGGCGTAATGTTGAAATCTCTGCTTAAACACCGCGAAGCCCTGCTGGCTGCGGTGATTGTGCTGTTGGTCGCTGCCATCGGCAGCCGCACGCCGTCGTTCATCGCCCCGGGTAATCTGGTGGAAATGTTCAACGACACGGCGATCCTGATCATTCTCGCCCTCGGCCAGATGATGGTGCTGCTGACCAAAGGCATCGACCTGTCGATGGCCGCCAATCTGGCGCTTACCGGCATGATTGTGGCGCTGCTCAATTTCCATCATCCAGACATTCCGGTGGTTGCACTGCTGGCGCTGGCTACCTTGCTCGGTCTGCTGATGGGCATCATCAACGGGCTGCTGGTGTGGAAAATGGGTATTCCGGCGATTGTGGTGACGCTAGGCACAATGAGCATTTATCGCGGGATTATTTTTCTGCTGTCCAACGGCGGCTGGGTGAACTCCAACCAGATGAGCGCCGATTTTCTCGGCCTGCCGCGCGCCGCTTTGCTCGGGCTTCCGGTGCTGAGCTGGTGCGCCATCGCCGCGCTGTTTGTGGTCGGCTATTTCCTGCGCTACAGCCGGACGGGGCGTTCACTTTACACCGCAGGCGGCAACGCCACGGCGGCGTATTACACCGGCATCAACGCCGGAAAAATGCAGTTCATCAGCTTCTGCCTCTCTGGCGCGCTCGCCGGTTTCTGCGGCTATTTATGGATTTCACGCTTTGCGGTGGCATACGTCGATGTCGCCAACGGCTTTGAGTTGCAAGTTGTTGCCGCTTGCGTAATCGGCGGGATCAGCACCATGGGCGGCACCGGGCGCGTGCTCGGCTGCCTGTTCGGCGCGCTTTTCCTCGGCGTTATCAACAATGCGCTACCGGTTATCGGCGTCTCGCCGTTCTGGCAGATGGCGATTTCCGGTGCGGTGATTGTGATTGCGGTGGTGCTCAACGAGCGCGGCAACAAGCGCAAAGGCCGCCTCATCCTGCGCGATGCGGCGCTGGCCCGGCAAAAATTGGCGGTGAAATCATGAGCAAAATGCTGACTTCAGAAGCTGTGCAAAACGCGTCGCCCGCCCCGTCATTTTTCCAGCGCCTGGCGTGCTGGGAAGGCTTTTTGCTGGCGGTCACCCTGGCGGTGTTTGTGGTGAACGCGTTCGCCTCGCCTTACTTTCTGAACATCTGGAACCTGTCGGATGCCACCTTCAACTTCACCGAAAAAGCGATCATCGTGTTGCCGATGGCGATGCTGATCATCGCCCGTGAAATTGACCTGTCGGTGGCGGCGATCATCGCGTTGAGTTCCACGGCAATGGGCTTTTGCGCCGTGGCGGGGATGGATACACCGCTGTTGGTGTGCGTGGGGTTGGGCGTGGGCGTGCTGTGTGGATTGGTGAACGGGCTGCTGGTCACCCGGCTGAACCTCTCTTCCATCGTGATTACCATCGGCACCATGAGCCTGTTCCGTGGCATTTCCTACATTTTGCTCGGCGATCAGGCGCTGAACCAGTACCCGGCGAGTTTCGCGTGGTTCGGTCAGGGCTACGTCTGGGGTGCACTGTCATTTGAGTTCACGCTGTTTATCGTGCTCGCCGCAGTGTTCACTTTCGTGTTGCACAAAACCAACTTTGGTCGCCGCACGTTTGCGATTGGCAATAACCCGACCGGGGCGTGGTTTTCGGGCATTAACGTCAAGCGCCACAACCTGATGCTGTTCGTGCTGGTCGGGCTGATGTCCGGCCTTGCGGCGGTGCTGCTGACGTCGCGTCTGGGCAGCACGCGGCCGACCATCGCGCTCGGTTGGGAATTATCAGTGGTGACGATGGCAGTGCTCGGTGGGGTCAATATTCTTGGCGGTTCCGGCAGCATGGTCGGCGTGATTATTGCCGCCTTCCTGATGGGGCTGGTGACCTTTGGCCTGAGCCTGCTTAACGTGCCTGGCATCGTAATGTCGATCATCATCGGCGCGATGCTGATCGTAGTGATTTCCCTGCCGATTATTGCGCGCAGAATCATGGCGCGAAGACGGAATTAACGCCGGTTGGCAGGTGCCAACCGGCAGTAAAATCAGCAATATTAAGGAGAATAAGCATGAGTTTTATGTTGGCACTGCCGAAAATCAGCCTGCATGGCGCGGGCGCAATCGGGGATATGGTCAATCTGGTGGCGGGAAAACAATGGGGTAAAGCGTTGATTGTTACCGACGGACAGCTGGTAAAAATGGGACTGCTCGATTCCCTGTTTACCGCGCTGGATGCGCACCAGTTGTCTTATCATCTGTTCGATGACGTGTTCCCTAACCCAACGGAAGCGCTGGTACAGAAGGGTTTCCAGGCTTACCAGGATGCTAATTGTGATTACCTGATTGCCTTCGGCGGCGGTAGCCCGATCGACACCGCCAAAGCGATTAAAATCCTCACCGCCAACCCGGGGCCGTCGACGAGCTATTCCGGCGTCGGCAAAGTCAAAAACCCGGGCGTACCGCTGGTAGCGATTAACACCACCGCCGGAACCGCCGCCGAGATGACCAGCAACGCGGTGATCATCGACAGTGAGCTCCAGGTGAAAGAAGTCATTATCGATTCGAACATCATCCCGGATATCGCCGTGGACGATGCCAGCGTGATGCTGGATATTCCAGCTTCTGTGACAGCCGCCACCGGCATGGATGCACTCACTCACGCCATCGAAGCCTTTGTGTCCGTGGGCGCACATCCACTCACCGATGCCAACGCACTGGAAGCCATTCGCCTGATTACGTTGTGGCTGCCGGAAGCGGTCGAAAACGGTCACAGCCTTGAAGCACGTGAACAGATGGCGTTCGGTCAGTATCTGGCGGGCATGGCGTTTAACAGCGCCGGTCTCGGTCTGGTTCACGCGCTGGCGCACCAGCCGGGGGCGACGCATAATTTGCCGCACGGCGTGTGCAATGCCATTCTGCTGCCAATCATCGAAAACTTTAACCGTCCAAATGCTGTTCCGCGTTTTGCCCGCGTAGCTCACGCCATGGGCGTCGACACCCGGGGCATGAGCGACGAAGCGGCGAGCATGGCCGCGATTAAGGCGATCCGTGATCTCAGCACCCGCGTCGGCATTCCGTCCGGCTTCAGCCAGCTCGGCGTCACCAAAGCCGATATCGAAGGGTGGCTGGATAAAGCCCTCGCTGACCCATGTGCACCGTGCAATCCGCGTACCGCCAGCCGCGACGAGGTTCGCGAGCTCTATCTGGAGGCATTATGATCCGTAAAGCGTTTGTCATGCAGGTTCACCCGCATACACACGAAGAATATGAACGTCGCCATAACCCGATCTGGCCTGAGCTGGAAGCGGTGCTAAAAGCGCATGGCGCGCACCATTACGCCATTTATCTCGACAAGGCCCGCAACCTGCTGTTTGCGACGGTCGAAATCGAATCGGAAGAGCGCTGGGATGCCGTAGCCAACACCGATGTGTGTCAGCGCTGGTGGAAATTCATGGGTGAAGTGATGCCGTCGAATCCGGACCACAGCCCGGTGAGCGCGGAGCTGAAAGAAGTGTTCTGGTTGGAATAAAAATGAAAAGCGCCTGATAACAGGCGCTTTTTTTGCTGAGCATTAATCCACTTAGAAGAAGTATTTAAAGCGCACGCGTGCACCGTAGCGATCGTCATCGCTGGAAATCTTCTCATCGCTCTGGATTTTAGACCAGTAGGTCCCCAGATAGATATTGAAGTTCTTCATATCCATCACGTTGGGAATCAAATAAGACGCATGTATGGTGTGAATATCATAGGTCCCTTCGTCGGTGATGATACAGTCTTCATCGCAAACCATGTTTTCAAAGTCGTCGATTTTATTATGGGCGTAGATATAGCCTATTTCGAAGTTTTTCCACAACGCGTTCGTTGCAGCAGTAAAATCTTCTTCATTATCGGCATCCATATACGCGGTATTAATGTTAAATGTCACACCATTTTCTGGATCGGTTTTCTTACCGTCCCAGGTCATGGTCAAACCATACCCGGTACGATCGGACTGATCGACAAAATCACCGTTGTTGTTGGTATAACCGTAGGCATTATTAATGACGTTGGATTCCATTGCCGCCGAGAATGCCAGCTCTTTCATCGGAGACCAGGAAACGACCGGACGCATATAGATAACATTTCTCTCTTTATCCATCTCGCGACCATGGTAGGTACGTCCATTTGCACTCACATTATCATTATCAGCAAACAGTGTTGCACCATCTTCAATCAGTGAATTTAATTCAAAGTACCAGTTATCAACTTGTTTACTCAGCAAGAAGTTACCACCTGAATCTGAACGTCCGCGGCCTTCTTTCATCATGTAGATATAGCCTTGGCCATCGCTATAAAGATCATTGGCTGTATTACCCGAATGCTCAACAAAGGTATCCTGATTAAGCGGGAACATATCAAATGCCTCAAAGCGGCCCACTTTCACTTTCCAGTCATTTTCCTGACCGAAATGGAAATACGCATCATCAAGGTTCATGCTGCCATACATATCAGCCAACGGCTGAACGGAGAAGCCCGCAAAACGGCCATCATCCAGCTTACGTATACCGTCGATGCCAAGCAGGATACGACCATCCATATCCCACTGTTCGGTCGTATTATCTTCGTTGAGTTTTGTCAGCGTCCCTCGTTTACTCTCCGCGTCCATATTGAATTCGACATCGCCGTAAATTCTCAGGTCGCCATAGCCGGAGAGAGATAATGCAGGGCTGGCAGCATTATTCGCGGTCTCCGTTGCCGGGGTTTCATTTTTCACCACCACGCGTTCCTGTACTTCTTTGATCTCTTTTCGGTCTGTGGTTTGCTGTGCTTTCAACACCTCGACTTGTTGCTCCGCTTTTTCAGCCCGATGTTCAGCCGAAATAAGTCGGTCTTCCAGCAGTTGAAGACGCTGTTCAACGCTGAGAGAGGTAGATTT
This DNA window, taken from Scandinavium goeteborgense, encodes the following:
- the fucO gene encoding lactaldehyde reductase — translated: MSFMLALPKISLHGAGAIGDMVNLVAGKQWGKALIVTDGQLVKMGLLDSLFTALDAHQLSYHLFDDVFPNPTEALVQKGFQAYQDANCDYLIAFGGGSPIDTAKAIKILTANPGPSTSYSGVGKVKNPGVPLVAINTTAGTAAEMTSNAVIIDSELQVKEVIIDSNIIPDIAVDDASVMLDIPASVTAATGMDALTHAIEAFVSVGAHPLTDANALEAIRLITLWLPEAVENGHSLEAREQMAFGQYLAGMAFNSAGLGLVHALAHQPGATHNLPHGVCNAILLPIIENFNRPNAVPRFARVAHAMGVDTRGMSDEAASMAAIKAIRDLSTRVGIPSGFSQLGVTKADIEGWLDKALADPCAPCNPRTASRDEVRELYLEAL
- the rhaM gene encoding L-rhamnose mutarotase, which gives rise to MIRKAFVMQVHPHTHEEYERRHNPIWPELEAVLKAHGAHHYAIYLDKARNLLFATVEIESEERWDAVANTDVCQRWWKFMGEVMPSNPDHSPVSAELKEVFWLE
- a CDS encoding carbohydrate porin, whose amino-acid sequence is MKKTAIAVAIGCLLVANSATAKSTSLSVEQRLQLLEDRLISAEHRAEKAEQQVEVLKAQQTTDRKEIKEVQERVVVKNETPATETANNAASPALSLSGYGDLRIYGDVEFNMDAESKRGTLTKLNEDNTTEQWDMDGRILLGIDGIRKLDDGRFAGFSVQPLADMYGSMNLDDAYFHFGQENDWKVKVGRFEAFDMFPLNQDTFVEHSGNTANDLYSDGQGYIYMMKEGRGRSDSGGNFLLSKQVDNWYFELNSLIEDGATLFADNDNVSANGRTYHGREMDKERNVIYMRPVVSWSPMKELAFSAAMESNVINNAYGYTNNNGDFVDQSDRTGYGLTMTWDGKKTDPENGVTFNINTAYMDADNEEDFTAATNALWKNFEIGYIYAHNKIDDFENMVCDEDCIITDEGTYDIHTIHASYLIPNVMDMKNFNIYLGTYWSKIQSDEKISSDDDRYGARVRFKYFF